The following coding sequences are from one Rutidosis leptorrhynchoides isolate AG116_Rl617_1_P2 chromosome 11, CSIRO_AGI_Rlap_v1, whole genome shotgun sequence window:
- the LOC139877604 gene encoding protein LNK3 encodes MEWYFGKEVDDLVVPKDYEQQDMISSPESWSQWGMTGFGGSYYPKKSLYPNANMTREELTFNGGKNFYTSIDMADDSNNERSKSNNSSMSQELYNNGGSLLWNDQADFQQFTEEEARINHMDDIFFSSLLEEDPTKRSNEPNDNIYDHGQSMGSSKYLKTHAFSPSTNWGNEEVSTTYQMPMQYTTNENSMEESVLNDLERVTAQFTDKTRICFRDAFYRLAESSKESINSCQDGEPMMTSNDDTLRGGETEDTESKTNVIDRAVANLMFHKSDIEEIDDHQQFSCYQQQTDYNDDAEVPIRGKYELQRPTAY; translated from the exons ATGGAGTGGTATTTCGGTAAAGAAGTTGATGATCTTGTTGTTCCAAAAGATTACGAACAACAAGATATGATATCGTCACCCGAAAGTTGGTCACAATGGGGGATGACAGGTTTTGGGGGGTCATATTATCCCAAAAAAAGTTTATATCCAAACGCAAATATGACCCGTGAAGAACTTACTTTTAATGGAGGCAAAAACTTTTACACTTCAATTGATATGGCTGATGATTCAAATAACGAAAGATCGAAATCCAACAATTCAAGTATGAGCCAGGAACTTTACAATAATGGTGGATCGCTTTTGTGGAATGATCAAGCCGATTTTCAACAATTTACCGAAGAAGAAGCGAGGATCAATCACATGGATGACATTTTCTT TAGCTCGTTACTTGAAGAAGATCCAACTAAACGTTCAAATGAGCCCAATGATAACATCTACGATCATGGACAGAGCATGGGGAGCTCAAAATATCTCAAAACACATGCCTTTTCTCCATCAACTAATTGGGGTAATGAAGAAGTTTCAACAACTTATCAAATGCCAATG CAATATACAACCAATGAAAACTCAATGGAGGAGTCAGTATTGAATGATCTTGAAAGGGTCACTGCGCAG TTCACAGACAAAACCCGAATCTGTTTTCGAGATGCTTTCTATCGCCTTGCAGAAAGCTCGAAAGAGTCAATAAACTCATGCCAAGATGGTGAACCTATGATGACTTCTAATGATGATACATTAAG GGGTGGAGAAACAGAAGATACAGAATCAAAAACAAACGTTATCGACCGAGCAGTAGCCAATCTGATGTTTCACAAGTCTGATATTGAGGAAATCGACGATCATCAGCAGTTTTCTTGCTACCAACAGCAAACAGATTACAACGATGATGCTGAAGTCCCAATAAGGGGCAAGTATGAATTACAACGACCAACTGCTTATTAA